In Persicimonas caeni, a single window of DNA contains:
- a CDS encoding DUF2141 domain-containing protein, with translation MRRLFGWAVLAAATVVFGAAPASGQSKPAGDDELVFTVTGLKDASGQVRCALYNKSNWLDEPVVEVSAKIVGKKATCRFEDVKPGTYGLAAYHDEDADDELDTNLVGIPSEGLCASRNAKGSFGPPDFDDAKFKYKGGKKSLTAKMTY, from the coding sequence ATGCGACGACTTTTTGGCTGGGCTGTACTCGCGGCGGCAACGGTGGTCTTCGGCGCCGCGCCGGCGTCCGGACAATCGAAGCCCGCGGGCGACGACGAACTCGTTTTCACGGTGACCGGGCTGAAGGACGCCAGCGGCCAAGTGCGCTGCGCCCTATACAACAAGTCGAACTGGCTCGACGAACCGGTGGTCGAGGTCAGCGCCAAGATCGTCGGCAAAAAGGCGACCTGCCGGTTTGAAGACGTCAAACCGGGCACCTACGGCCTGGCCGCCTACCACGACGAGGACGCCGACGACGAACTCGACACCAACCTGGTGGGGATTCCCTCGGAAGGGCTATGCGCCTCGCGCAACGCCAAGGGGAGCTTCGGGCCGCCGGACTTCGACGACGCCAAGTTCAAATACAAGGGCGGCAAGAAGAGTCTGACGGCGAAGATGACTTACTGA
- a CDS encoding FAD-binding oxidoreductase: MVPTAEKQLSGWGQYPKAQCKITRPERTREILESVDPEGTIVRGLGRSYGDSAINDRGIVVDLTRMDRYLDFDADSGVLTCEAGVSLAAILRDFAPRGFLPMITPGTKYVTVGGCIANDIHGKAHHVDGTFANCVESMQILTAAGEVVTASRTENPELFWATFGGMGLLGIILTATIRLRPVETTYFRQKAIRAESLDEMLDALAEYDAKYPYSVAWIDPLATGARLGRGVLVVGEHAPLDALPAKMRREPLSVSGPPLLEVPFDMPSQSLNPVTLRILNKIIETMQATPTPVAHYEKFFYPLDFVGEWNRGYGKRGFTQYQFVIPFDDGRRRLRAILERIAHSGFCPFLNVLKRFGDEAEGHLSFPRPGYTLAIDFPIRDGLEAFLLELDEMVLDADGRVYLAKDAFTTAEHFAQMYPRLDEWREVKNKWDPEHVFTSNQARRVGLAR, encoded by the coding sequence CAATATCCCAAAGCGCAGTGCAAGATCACCCGTCCGGAGCGTACCCGCGAGATTCTCGAGAGCGTCGACCCCGAGGGCACCATCGTGCGTGGGTTGGGGCGAAGCTACGGCGACTCGGCGATCAACGACCGGGGCATCGTCGTCGACCTGACGCGCATGGACCGCTACCTCGACTTCGACGCCGACAGCGGCGTGCTCACCTGCGAGGCGGGCGTGAGCCTGGCGGCGATCCTGCGCGACTTCGCCCCGCGCGGCTTCCTGCCGATGATCACGCCGGGCACCAAGTACGTGACCGTGGGCGGCTGCATCGCCAACGACATCCACGGCAAGGCCCACCACGTCGACGGCACGTTCGCCAACTGCGTCGAGTCGATGCAGATCTTGACCGCCGCCGGCGAGGTCGTCACCGCCAGCCGCACCGAGAACCCCGAGCTGTTCTGGGCGACCTTCGGCGGCATGGGCCTTCTCGGCATCATCCTGACGGCCACGATTCGGCTGCGCCCGGTCGAGACGACCTATTTTCGCCAAAAGGCCATCCGCGCCGAGAGCCTCGACGAGATGCTCGACGCGCTCGCCGAGTACGACGCCAAGTACCCGTACTCGGTCGCCTGGATCGACCCCTTGGCCACCGGCGCGCGCCTGGGCCGCGGAGTGCTGGTCGTCGGCGAGCACGCTCCGCTCGACGCGCTGCCCGCGAAGATGCGCCGCGAGCCGCTGTCGGTGTCGGGCCCGCCGCTGCTCGAGGTGCCGTTCGATATGCCCTCGCAGTCGCTCAACCCGGTGACGCTTCGCATCCTCAACAAGATCATCGAGACGATGCAGGCCACCCCCACGCCCGTGGCTCACTACGAGAAATTCTTCTACCCGCTCGACTTCGTCGGCGAGTGGAATCGCGGCTACGGAAAGCGCGGGTTCACCCAGTACCAGTTCGTCATCCCGTTCGACGACGGCCGCCGACGGCTGCGCGCGATCCTCGAGCGCATCGCCCACAGCGGGTTCTGCCCGTTCCTCAACGTGCTCAAGCGCTTCGGCGACGAGGCCGAAGGGCACCTGTCGTTCCCGCGCCCGGGCTACACGCTGGCGATCGACTTTCCGATCCGCGACGGCCTCGAGGCGTTCTTGCTAGAGCTCGACGAGATGGTCCTCGACGCCGACGGGCGGGTCTACCTGGCCAAGGACGCCTTCACGACCGCCGAGCACTTCGCGCAGATGTACCCGCGGCTGGACGAGTGGCGCGAGGTTAAGAATAAATGGGATCCGGAGCACGTCTTCACCTCGAACCAGGCCCGACGCGTCGGTTTGGCGCGCTAA